A stretch of the Ananas comosus cultivar F153 linkage group 14, ASM154086v1, whole genome shotgun sequence genome encodes the following:
- the LOC109720498 gene encoding uncharacterized protein LOC109720498 isoform X2 → MRQASANRRSDYLKALTQEIERKLQKALSSSSQRIELLQQLFADIALEVDDRARDIILNRDERGAGLIEDRIESCLCFYEVLADHYVSVPEDGKRILDLIVQLWSQSFVSHIFTLLFHKWLFEVPLEETEALLRYGSALVQGATNVFWIDIQTNTRRFLSLFHYLLEEVALVPDRRDRISLQACRDLFLLLSRFILFYDLDYLLERFLKEFPTFPNSFLVGGPADFFVIELTDQLQKLKVEPVLLHYLSRMSVLQGLELRMTTNTRLKACLYSFTSPGGPTYPTRAVRHAAWNTLDLLFPVGRYPRHVISLFFRLLYPWYWPSSCWNFVLTCIRTVLYYILNLIVSSWESMRRPKNA, encoded by the exons ATGCGCCAAGCTTCGGCGAATCGGAGGTCGGATTACCTCAAGGCCCTCACGCAGGAGATCGAGCGGAAGCTCCAGAAG GCATTGAGCTCTTCCTCGCAGCGGATTGAGCTGTTGCAGCAGTTGTTTGCGGATATAGCTCTAGAGGTGGATGATCGAGCTCGAG ACATAATTCTTAACAGGGATGAACGTGGTGCTGGTTTAATAGAGGACAGAATAGAAAGCTGTCTATGTTTTTATGAGGTTCTTGCTGATCATTATGTTAGCGTACCGGAAGATGGGAAGCGCATTTTGGATTTGATTGTCCAACTTTGGAGCCAGTCCTTTGTGTCACATATATTTACCCTCCTTTTCCATAAATGG TTGTTTGAAGTTCCTCTTGAGGAAACCGAAGCATTGTTACGTTATGGATCCGCACTTGTTCAAGGTGCCACAAATGTTTTCTG GATTGACATACAAACAAATACAAGGCGCTTTCTATCTTTGTTCCAT TATCTTCTTGAGGAGGTTGCGCTGGTCCCAGATCGCCGTGATAGGATTTCATTGCAG gCCTGTCGAgacctctttcttcttctctccagATTTATTCTATTCTATGATCTAG ATTACTTGCTTGAAAGATTTTTAAAGGAATTTCCTACTTTCCCAAATTCTTTCTTGGTGGGCGGTCCAGCTGATTTCTTTGTTATTGAGCTCACTGATCAG CTTCAGAAGTTAAAAGTTGAGCCGGTACTTCTACATTACCTCTCTCGCATGAGCGTTCTTCAAG GATTGGAACTGAGGATGACTACAAACACAAGATTGAAGGCATGCCTTTACAGCTTCACGTCTCCTGGTGGTCCCACTTATCCAACAAGAGCTGTGCGACATGCAGCGTGGAACACATTGGATTTGCTTTTCCCT GTTGGTCGTTATCCGCGGCACGTGATAAGCCTATTTTTTCGATTGCTCTATCCATGGTATTGGCCCTCTTCTTGTTGGAATTTTGTCCTGACCTGCATCCGCACTGTTCTGTACTACATACTGAACCTCATTGTCTCTAGCTGGGAAAGTATGAGGCGTCCCAAGAATGCATAG
- the LOC109720498 gene encoding uncharacterized protein LOC109720498 isoform X1, with amino-acid sequence MRQASANRRSDYLKALTQEIERKLQKALSSSSQRIELLQQLFADIALEVDDRARDIILNRDERGAGLIEDRIESCLCFYEVLADHYVSVPEDGKRILDLIVQLWSQSFVSHIFTLLFHKWLFEVPLEETEALLRYGSALVQGATNVFWIDIQTNTRRFLSLFHYLLEEVALVPDRRDRISLQACRDLFLLLSRFILFYDLDYLLERFLKEFPTFPNSFLVGGPADFFVIELTDQLQKLKVEPVLLHYLSRMSVLQARSYSKDAAKELLVPFWNRGRGRGYESYDHFPPTPYPKSWVNQKMFGIGTEDDYKHKIEGMPLQLHVSWWSHLSNKSCATCSVEHIGFAFPCWSLSAARDKPIFSIALSMVLALFLLEFCPDLHPHCSVLHTEPHCL; translated from the exons ATGCGCCAAGCTTCGGCGAATCGGAGGTCGGATTACCTCAAGGCCCTCACGCAGGAGATCGAGCGGAAGCTCCAGAAG GCATTGAGCTCTTCCTCGCAGCGGATTGAGCTGTTGCAGCAGTTGTTTGCGGATATAGCTCTAGAGGTGGATGATCGAGCTCGAG ACATAATTCTTAACAGGGATGAACGTGGTGCTGGTTTAATAGAGGACAGAATAGAAAGCTGTCTATGTTTTTATGAGGTTCTTGCTGATCATTATGTTAGCGTACCGGAAGATGGGAAGCGCATTTTGGATTTGATTGTCCAACTTTGGAGCCAGTCCTTTGTGTCACATATATTTACCCTCCTTTTCCATAAATGG TTGTTTGAAGTTCCTCTTGAGGAAACCGAAGCATTGTTACGTTATGGATCCGCACTTGTTCAAGGTGCCACAAATGTTTTCTG GATTGACATACAAACAAATACAAGGCGCTTTCTATCTTTGTTCCAT TATCTTCTTGAGGAGGTTGCGCTGGTCCCAGATCGCCGTGATAGGATTTCATTGCAG gCCTGTCGAgacctctttcttcttctctccagATTTATTCTATTCTATGATCTAG ATTACTTGCTTGAAAGATTTTTAAAGGAATTTCCTACTTTCCCAAATTCTTTCTTGGTGGGCGGTCCAGCTGATTTCTTTGTTATTGAGCTCACTGATCAG CTTCAGAAGTTAAAAGTTGAGCCGGTACTTCTACATTACCTCTCTCGCATGAGCGTTCTTCAAG CAAGAAGCTACTCGAAAGATGCTGCAAAAGAGCTGTTGGTGCCTTTCTGGAACAGAGGGAGGGGCAGGGGTTATGAGTCTTATGACCACTTCCCTCCCACTCCCTACCCAAAATCCTGGGTGAACCAAAAAATGTTTGG GATTGGAACTGAGGATGACTACAAACACAAGATTGAAGGCATGCCTTTACAGCTTCACGTCTCCTGGTGGTCCCACTTATCCAACAAGAGCTGTGCGACATGCAGCGTGGAACACATTGGATTTGCTTTTCCCT GTTGGTCGTTATCCGCGGCACGTGATAAGCCTATTTTTTCGATTGCTCTATCCATGGTATTGGCCCTCTTCTTGTTGGAATTTTGTCCTGACCTGCATCCGCACTGTTCTGTACTACATACTGAACCTCATTGTCTCTAG
- the LOC109720498 gene encoding uncharacterized protein LOC109720498 isoform X6, producing the protein MRQASANRRSDYLKALTQEIERKLQKALSSSSQRIELLQQLFADIALEVDDRARDIILNRDERGAGLIEDRIESCLCFYEVLADHYVSVPEDGKRILDLIVQLWSQSFVSHIFTLLFHKWLFEVPLEETEALLRYGSALVQGATNVFWIDIQTNTRRFLSLFHYLLEEVALVPDRRDRISLQACRDLFLLLSRFILFYDLDYLLERFLKEFPTFPNSFLVGGPADFFVIELTDQLQKLKVEPVLLHYLSRMSVLQGLELRMTTNTRLKACLYSFTSPGGPTYPTRAVRHAAWNTLDLLFPEKRRSFHLDNQELIGHWRPE; encoded by the exons ATGCGCCAAGCTTCGGCGAATCGGAGGTCGGATTACCTCAAGGCCCTCACGCAGGAGATCGAGCGGAAGCTCCAGAAG GCATTGAGCTCTTCCTCGCAGCGGATTGAGCTGTTGCAGCAGTTGTTTGCGGATATAGCTCTAGAGGTGGATGATCGAGCTCGAG ACATAATTCTTAACAGGGATGAACGTGGTGCTGGTTTAATAGAGGACAGAATAGAAAGCTGTCTATGTTTTTATGAGGTTCTTGCTGATCATTATGTTAGCGTACCGGAAGATGGGAAGCGCATTTTGGATTTGATTGTCCAACTTTGGAGCCAGTCCTTTGTGTCACATATATTTACCCTCCTTTTCCATAAATGG TTGTTTGAAGTTCCTCTTGAGGAAACCGAAGCATTGTTACGTTATGGATCCGCACTTGTTCAAGGTGCCACAAATGTTTTCTG GATTGACATACAAACAAATACAAGGCGCTTTCTATCTTTGTTCCAT TATCTTCTTGAGGAGGTTGCGCTGGTCCCAGATCGCCGTGATAGGATTTCATTGCAG gCCTGTCGAgacctctttcttcttctctccagATTTATTCTATTCTATGATCTAG ATTACTTGCTTGAAAGATTTTTAAAGGAATTTCCTACTTTCCCAAATTCTTTCTTGGTGGGCGGTCCAGCTGATTTCTTTGTTATTGAGCTCACTGATCAG CTTCAGAAGTTAAAAGTTGAGCCGGTACTTCTACATTACCTCTCTCGCATGAGCGTTCTTCAAG GATTGGAACTGAGGATGACTACAAACACAAGATTGAAGGCATGCCTTTACAGCTTCACGTCTCCTGGTGGTCCCACTTATCCAACAAGAGCTGTGCGACATGCAGCGTGGAACACATTGGATTTGCTTTTCCCT GAAAAGAGAAGATCTTTTCATCTTGATAACCAGGAGCTAATAGGTCATTGGAGGCCAGAATGA
- the LOC109720498 gene encoding uncharacterized protein LOC109720498 isoform X4: MRQASANRRSDYLKALTQEIERKLQKALSSSSQRIELLQQLFADIALEVDDRARDIILNRDERGAGLIEDRIESCLCFYEVLADHYVSVPEDGKRILDLIVQLWSQSFVSHIFTLLFHKWLFEVPLEETEALLRYGSALVQGATNVFWIDIQTNTRRFLSLFHYLLEEVALVPDRRDRISLQACRDLFLLLSRFILFYDLDYLLERFLKEFPTFPNSFLVGGPADFFVIELTDQLQKLKVEPVLLHYLSRMSVLQARSYSKDAAKELLVPFWNRGRGRGYESYDHFPPTPYPKSWVNQKMFGIGTEDDYKHKIEGMPLQLHVSWWSHLSNKSCATCSVEHIGFAFP, encoded by the exons ATGCGCCAAGCTTCGGCGAATCGGAGGTCGGATTACCTCAAGGCCCTCACGCAGGAGATCGAGCGGAAGCTCCAGAAG GCATTGAGCTCTTCCTCGCAGCGGATTGAGCTGTTGCAGCAGTTGTTTGCGGATATAGCTCTAGAGGTGGATGATCGAGCTCGAG ACATAATTCTTAACAGGGATGAACGTGGTGCTGGTTTAATAGAGGACAGAATAGAAAGCTGTCTATGTTTTTATGAGGTTCTTGCTGATCATTATGTTAGCGTACCGGAAGATGGGAAGCGCATTTTGGATTTGATTGTCCAACTTTGGAGCCAGTCCTTTGTGTCACATATATTTACCCTCCTTTTCCATAAATGG TTGTTTGAAGTTCCTCTTGAGGAAACCGAAGCATTGTTACGTTATGGATCCGCACTTGTTCAAGGTGCCACAAATGTTTTCTG GATTGACATACAAACAAATACAAGGCGCTTTCTATCTTTGTTCCAT TATCTTCTTGAGGAGGTTGCGCTGGTCCCAGATCGCCGTGATAGGATTTCATTGCAG gCCTGTCGAgacctctttcttcttctctccagATTTATTCTATTCTATGATCTAG ATTACTTGCTTGAAAGATTTTTAAAGGAATTTCCTACTTTCCCAAATTCTTTCTTGGTGGGCGGTCCAGCTGATTTCTTTGTTATTGAGCTCACTGATCAG CTTCAGAAGTTAAAAGTTGAGCCGGTACTTCTACATTACCTCTCTCGCATGAGCGTTCTTCAAG CAAGAAGCTACTCGAAAGATGCTGCAAAAGAGCTGTTGGTGCCTTTCTGGAACAGAGGGAGGGGCAGGGGTTATGAGTCTTATGACCACTTCCCTCCCACTCCCTACCCAAAATCCTGGGTGAACCAAAAAATGTTTGG GATTGGAACTGAGGATGACTACAAACACAAGATTGAAGGCATGCCTTTACAGCTTCACGTCTCCTGGTGGTCCCACTTATCCAACAAGAGCTGTGCGACATGCAGCGTGGAACACATTGGATTTGCTTTTCCCT GA
- the LOC109720498 gene encoding uncharacterized protein LOC109720498 isoform X5, which produces MRQASANRRSDYLKALTQEIERKLQKALSSSSQRIELLQQLFADIALEVDDRARDIILNRDERGAGLIEDRIESCLCFYEVLADHYVSVPEDGKRILDLIVQLWSQSFVSHIFTLLFHKWLFEVPLEETEALLRYGSALVQGATNVFWIDIQTNTRRFLSLFHYLLEEVALVPDRRDRISLQACRDLFLLLSRFILFYDLDYLLERFLKEFPTFPNSFLVGGPADFFVIELTDQLQKLKVEPVLLHYLSRMSVLQGLELRMTTNTRLKACLYSFTSPGGPTYPTRAVRHAAWNTLDLLFPCCGLNFGGDHWDISLSYDSHILMVFRELHY; this is translated from the exons ATGCGCCAAGCTTCGGCGAATCGGAGGTCGGATTACCTCAAGGCCCTCACGCAGGAGATCGAGCGGAAGCTCCAGAAG GCATTGAGCTCTTCCTCGCAGCGGATTGAGCTGTTGCAGCAGTTGTTTGCGGATATAGCTCTAGAGGTGGATGATCGAGCTCGAG ACATAATTCTTAACAGGGATGAACGTGGTGCTGGTTTAATAGAGGACAGAATAGAAAGCTGTCTATGTTTTTATGAGGTTCTTGCTGATCATTATGTTAGCGTACCGGAAGATGGGAAGCGCATTTTGGATTTGATTGTCCAACTTTGGAGCCAGTCCTTTGTGTCACATATATTTACCCTCCTTTTCCATAAATGG TTGTTTGAAGTTCCTCTTGAGGAAACCGAAGCATTGTTACGTTATGGATCCGCACTTGTTCAAGGTGCCACAAATGTTTTCTG GATTGACATACAAACAAATACAAGGCGCTTTCTATCTTTGTTCCAT TATCTTCTTGAGGAGGTTGCGCTGGTCCCAGATCGCCGTGATAGGATTTCATTGCAG gCCTGTCGAgacctctttcttcttctctccagATTTATTCTATTCTATGATCTAG ATTACTTGCTTGAAAGATTTTTAAAGGAATTTCCTACTTTCCCAAATTCTTTCTTGGTGGGCGGTCCAGCTGATTTCTTTGTTATTGAGCTCACTGATCAG CTTCAGAAGTTAAAAGTTGAGCCGGTACTTCTACATTACCTCTCTCGCATGAGCGTTCTTCAAG GATTGGAACTGAGGATGACTACAAACACAAGATTGAAGGCATGCCTTTACAGCTTCACGTCTCCTGGTGGTCCCACTTATCCAACAAGAGCTGTGCGACATGCAGCGTGGAACACATTGGATTTGCTTTTCCCT TGTTGCGGCTTGAATTTTGGTGGTGATCACTGGGATATTTCACTATCATATGATAGCCACATTTTAATGGTATTTAGAGAACTTCACTACTAG
- the LOC109720498 gene encoding uncharacterized protein LOC109720498 isoform X3, with product MRQASANRRSDYLKALTQEIERKLQKALSSSSQRIELLQQLFADIALEVDDRARDIILNRDERGAGLIEDRIESCLCFYEVLADHYVSVPEDGKRILDLIVQLWSQSFVSHIFTLLFHKWLFEVPLEETEALLRYGSALVQGATNVFWIDIQTNTRRFLSLFHYLLEEVALVPDRRDRISLQACRDLFLLLSRFILFYDLDYLLERFLKEFPTFPNSFLVGGPADFFVIELTDQLQKLKVEPVLLHYLSRMSVLQARSYSKDAAKELLVPFWNRGRGRGYESYDHFPPTPYPKSWVNQKMFGIGTEDDYKHKIEGMPLQLHVSWWSHLSNKSCATCSVEHIGFAFPLLRLEFWW from the exons ATGCGCCAAGCTTCGGCGAATCGGAGGTCGGATTACCTCAAGGCCCTCACGCAGGAGATCGAGCGGAAGCTCCAGAAG GCATTGAGCTCTTCCTCGCAGCGGATTGAGCTGTTGCAGCAGTTGTTTGCGGATATAGCTCTAGAGGTGGATGATCGAGCTCGAG ACATAATTCTTAACAGGGATGAACGTGGTGCTGGTTTAATAGAGGACAGAATAGAAAGCTGTCTATGTTTTTATGAGGTTCTTGCTGATCATTATGTTAGCGTACCGGAAGATGGGAAGCGCATTTTGGATTTGATTGTCCAACTTTGGAGCCAGTCCTTTGTGTCACATATATTTACCCTCCTTTTCCATAAATGG TTGTTTGAAGTTCCTCTTGAGGAAACCGAAGCATTGTTACGTTATGGATCCGCACTTGTTCAAGGTGCCACAAATGTTTTCTG GATTGACATACAAACAAATACAAGGCGCTTTCTATCTTTGTTCCAT TATCTTCTTGAGGAGGTTGCGCTGGTCCCAGATCGCCGTGATAGGATTTCATTGCAG gCCTGTCGAgacctctttcttcttctctccagATTTATTCTATTCTATGATCTAG ATTACTTGCTTGAAAGATTTTTAAAGGAATTTCCTACTTTCCCAAATTCTTTCTTGGTGGGCGGTCCAGCTGATTTCTTTGTTATTGAGCTCACTGATCAG CTTCAGAAGTTAAAAGTTGAGCCGGTACTTCTACATTACCTCTCTCGCATGAGCGTTCTTCAAG CAAGAAGCTACTCGAAAGATGCTGCAAAAGAGCTGTTGGTGCCTTTCTGGAACAGAGGGAGGGGCAGGGGTTATGAGTCTTATGACCACTTCCCTCCCACTCCCTACCCAAAATCCTGGGTGAACCAAAAAATGTTTGG GATTGGAACTGAGGATGACTACAAACACAAGATTGAAGGCATGCCTTTACAGCTTCACGTCTCCTGGTGGTCCCACTTATCCAACAAGAGCTGTGCGACATGCAGCGTGGAACACATTGGATTTGCTTTTCCCT TGTTGCGGCTTGAATTTTGGTGGTGA
- the LOC109720498 gene encoding uncharacterized protein LOC109720498 isoform X7, translated as MRQASANRRSDYLKALTQEIERKLQKALSSSSQRIELLQQLFADIALEVDDRARDIILNRDERGAGLIEDRIESCLCFYEVLADHYVSVPEDGKRILDLIVQLWSQSFVSHIFTLLFHKWLFEVPLEETEALLRYGSALVQGATNVFWIDIQTNTRRFLSLFHYLLEEVALVPDRRDRISLQACRDLFLLLSRFILFYDLDYLLERFLKEFPTFPNSFLVGGPADFFVIELTDQLQKLKVEPVLLHYLSRMSVLQARSYSKDAAKELLVPFWNRGRGRGYESYDHFPPTPYPKSWVNQKMFG; from the exons ATGCGCCAAGCTTCGGCGAATCGGAGGTCGGATTACCTCAAGGCCCTCACGCAGGAGATCGAGCGGAAGCTCCAGAAG GCATTGAGCTCTTCCTCGCAGCGGATTGAGCTGTTGCAGCAGTTGTTTGCGGATATAGCTCTAGAGGTGGATGATCGAGCTCGAG ACATAATTCTTAACAGGGATGAACGTGGTGCTGGTTTAATAGAGGACAGAATAGAAAGCTGTCTATGTTTTTATGAGGTTCTTGCTGATCATTATGTTAGCGTACCGGAAGATGGGAAGCGCATTTTGGATTTGATTGTCCAACTTTGGAGCCAGTCCTTTGTGTCACATATATTTACCCTCCTTTTCCATAAATGG TTGTTTGAAGTTCCTCTTGAGGAAACCGAAGCATTGTTACGTTATGGATCCGCACTTGTTCAAGGTGCCACAAATGTTTTCTG GATTGACATACAAACAAATACAAGGCGCTTTCTATCTTTGTTCCAT TATCTTCTTGAGGAGGTTGCGCTGGTCCCAGATCGCCGTGATAGGATTTCATTGCAG gCCTGTCGAgacctctttcttcttctctccagATTTATTCTATTCTATGATCTAG ATTACTTGCTTGAAAGATTTTTAAAGGAATTTCCTACTTTCCCAAATTCTTTCTTGGTGGGCGGTCCAGCTGATTTCTTTGTTATTGAGCTCACTGATCAG CTTCAGAAGTTAAAAGTTGAGCCGGTACTTCTACATTACCTCTCTCGCATGAGCGTTCTTCAAG CAAGAAGCTACTCGAAAGATGCTGCAAAAGAGCTGTTGGTGCCTTTCTGGAACAGAGGGAGGGGCAGGGGTTATGAGTCTTATGACCACTTCCCTCCCACTCCCTACCCAAAATCCTGGGTGAACCAAAAAATGTTTGGGTAG